Proteins encoded by one window of Sulfurospirillum barnesii SES-3:
- the rdgB gene encoding RdgB/HAM1 family non-canonical purine NTP pyrophosphatase, with protein sequence MKIVLATSNQGKVREFQSWIHAYEVVAYSDIMEPFEIEETGVTFKENALIKARAVYEKLSDKNDIVLSDDSGISVPLLGGAPGIYSARYAGVTASSSDNLNKLIATLKEHGVEKTPAFYTAAIALVCVKGAFCVHGWMHGEAIAEARGNNGFGYDPMFIPCGYDKTLGELDENVKKAFSHRARALELAYIVLNSLK encoded by the coding sequence TTGAAAATTGTTTTAGCTACGTCCAATCAAGGTAAGGTGAGAGAGTTTCAATCATGGATTCATGCGTATGAAGTGGTTGCGTACAGCGACATTATGGAGCCCTTTGAGATTGAAGAAACGGGTGTCACGTTTAAAGAAAATGCCCTCATTAAAGCACGAGCGGTGTATGAAAAACTGAGTGATAAAAACGACATCGTTTTAAGCGATGACAGCGGGATTAGCGTGCCACTTTTGGGTGGAGCGCCTGGTATTTACAGTGCACGTTATGCAGGTGTCACTGCTAGCTCAAGCGATAATTTAAACAAACTCATTGCCACACTTAAAGAACACGGTGTTGAAAAAACGCCTGCTTTTTATACCGCAGCCATTGCGCTTGTGTGTGTTAAAGGAGCGTTTTGTGTGCACGGTTGGATGCATGGAGAAGCGATAGCAGAGGCTAGGGGTAATAATGGTTTTGGGTATGACCCCATGTTTATTCCTTGTGGATACGATAAAACGTTAGGCGAGTTAGATGAGAATGTGAAAAAAGCCTTTTCACACCGTGCACGTGCGTTGGAGTTAGCATACATCGTGCTAAACTCTTTGAAATAA
- the mltA gene encoding murein transglycosylase A: MRYFFLSFCILVGFTGCASKLSPTSQDDAFASTLQEQNKHFESFSHEENFDELLMLFRENCKAPQTQKVYAKVCEHSLHVKDAKAFFQNTFVLKKVEPNEQRSMLTGYYEPLLHGSLKKSERFKYPVYGKPKDLIKIVGENDAKMRGRSVKGKVVPYFTREEIAKRKINAEILCYVDDKIDLFFMEVQGSGRVELEDGRVIFIGYADSNGHTYKSLGREMVDRGIFSSPEEVSMQKIKAWLEAHPSKIDALLNTNPSYVFFRKMEQRATGSLGVVLTPERSVAVDRNYIPLGSLVAIKSESPYYKVEKFVFAQDTGGAIKGPNRADMFMGYGERAKWIAGELKAPLEVWVMEPKF, translated from the coding sequence ATGCGCTATTTTTTTCTTTCTTTTTGTATTCTCGTAGGTTTTACTGGCTGTGCTTCTAAACTCTCCCCCACATCGCAAGACGACGCTTTTGCTTCAACGCTTCAAGAGCAAAACAAGCATTTTGAAAGCTTTAGTCATGAGGAAAATTTTGATGAGCTTTTAATGCTTTTTCGTGAGAATTGTAAAGCCCCTCAGACGCAAAAAGTCTATGCTAAGGTGTGTGAACACTCTTTACATGTAAAGGATGCAAAAGCCTTTTTTCAAAATACTTTTGTACTTAAAAAAGTAGAACCCAATGAGCAACGCTCTATGCTCACAGGTTATTATGAGCCACTGTTGCATGGAAGTTTAAAAAAGAGTGAACGCTTTAAATACCCTGTGTATGGCAAGCCTAAAGATTTGATTAAAATTGTGGGTGAAAATGACGCAAAAATGCGTGGGCGTTCTGTGAAAGGAAAGGTAGTACCGTATTTTACCCGTGAAGAGATTGCTAAACGTAAAATAAACGCAGAAATTTTATGTTATGTGGACGATAAAATAGACCTCTTTTTTATGGAAGTACAAGGCTCAGGACGTGTTGAGCTAGAAGATGGCAGGGTGATATTTATAGGCTACGCCGATAGTAATGGGCATACATATAAATCACTCGGGAGAGAAATGGTCGATAGAGGGATTTTCTCAAGCCCAGAAGAGGTTTCCATGCAAAAAATTAAAGCATGGCTTGAGGCGCATCCTTCTAAAATTGATGCACTTTTAAACACCAACCCCAGTTATGTTTTTTTCCGCAAAATGGAGCAACGTGCTACGGGGAGTTTGGGTGTTGTATTAACGCCTGAACGCTCTGTAGCGGTAGATAGAAATTATATTCCATTAGGCTCACTTGTGGCGATTAAGAGCGAATCACCTTATTACAAAGTGGAAAAGTTTGTTTTTGCACAAGATACGGGTGGGGCGATTAAGGGGCCTAACCGAGCCGATATGTTTATGGGGTATGGAGAGCGAGCCAAATGGATAGCAGGTGAGCTTAAAGCACCGCTTGAAGTGTGGGTGATGGAGCCGAAGTTTTAA
- a CDS encoding MFS transporter — protein sequence MFKTIFPLTLIISLRFLGLFIVLPVLSVYALHLEGSSEFLVGITIGGYAITQMFLQIPFGILSDKIGRKITIFIGLVIFMIGSLVCGFSENIYGLMIGRFLQGAGAIGAVGTAMISDMVKEEVRAKAMAIMGGSIAASFAISMMLGSLIGGYYGVDKLFFITAALSVFAIIVLYTKVPNPPKIVHHYGADEAELKHIFKDTNLMKMNITNLLQKGMMTLAFMVIPIIMFKEFGFEKKELWMVYLPAMICGVLAMGPSAILGEKKHKAKEMLMIGIVLFGTSYVMMGYAKSAPWFIVGVVLFFIGFNMHEPLMQSMASKYAKIHQKGAALGVFNSFGYAGTFIGGVFGGLFLQHFGIMEIAWVIFIACILWLFLIASLKNPSINKNLYLPFETIDLTRMLHLSHVKGVVEWYKNESEQLLVVKYDSELTDKETILAVLE from the coding sequence ATGTTTAAAACTATTTTCCCACTGACACTTATTATCTCCCTTCGTTTTTTAGGTCTGTTTATTGTTTTACCTGTCCTTTCGGTTTATGCGCTTCATCTAGAGGGTTCGAGTGAATTTTTAGTGGGTATTACCATTGGTGGCTATGCTATTACACAAATGTTTTTACAAATTCCCTTTGGCATTCTCTCTGATAAAATTGGACGAAAAATTACGATTTTTATTGGTTTAGTCATCTTTATGATAGGTTCACTTGTTTGTGGGTTTAGTGAAAATATTTACGGACTCATGATTGGACGATTTTTACAAGGTGCAGGAGCTATTGGTGCAGTTGGAACGGCAATGATTAGCGATATGGTCAAAGAAGAAGTCCGTGCCAAAGCCATGGCGATTATGGGTGGAAGTATTGCGGCAAGTTTTGCAATTTCCATGATGCTAGGCTCGCTCATTGGCGGGTACTACGGTGTGGATAAGCTCTTTTTCATCACCGCAGCCCTTTCTGTTTTTGCGATTATTGTGCTCTACACTAAAGTGCCAAATCCTCCTAAAATCGTTCACCATTACGGAGCGGATGAAGCAGAGCTTAAACACATTTTCAAAGACACCAATTTAATGAAAATGAACATCACCAACCTGTTGCAAAAAGGGATGATGACCCTAGCCTTTATGGTCATTCCTATCATTATGTTTAAAGAGTTTGGATTTGAGAAAAAAGAGTTGTGGATGGTCTATCTGCCTGCTATGATTTGTGGTGTTCTTGCCATGGGGCCTTCAGCTATTTTAGGTGAGAAAAAACACAAAGCCAAAGAGATGCTTATGATTGGCATCGTGCTCTTTGGAACAAGCTATGTGATGATGGGTTATGCCAAAAGCGCGCCATGGTTTATCGTAGGGGTTGTGCTCTTTTTTATTGGTTTCAATATGCACGAACCGCTCATGCAATCCATGGCAAGTAAATACGCAAAGATTCATCAAAAAGGAGCGGCCCTTGGTGTTTTTAACTCTTTTGGCTATGCAGGAACTTTTATTGGTGGGGTATTTGGAGGCTTGTTTTTACAACACTTTGGCATTATGGAAATTGCTTGGGTGATATTTATTGCCTGTATTTTGTGGCTTTTTCTCATAGCTTCTTTAAAAAATCCTAGTATCAATAAAAATCTTTACCTCCCTTTTGAAACCATTGATCTCACACGTATGCTACACCTCAGCCATGTAAAAGGGGTCGTGGAATGGTACAAAAACGAGAGTGAACAACTCTTAGTGGTCAAATACGACTCCGAACTCACCGACAAAGAGACCATTTTAGCGGTTTTAGAATAA
- a CDS encoding YqaA family protein — MGFFTLFLSSFASATLLPGGSEALLLYLLNEHFNPYALLASATLGNTLGSFLNYFLGKYATNFCLRKGYMKEKHLSKATLLFEKYGAWSLLFAWLPLIGDPLTFVAGIVRYVWWKFLMIVCFAKLSRYVFMYLGFLALTQ, encoded by the coding sequence TTGGGATTTTTCACTCTTTTTCTAAGCAGTTTTGCTTCCGCCACACTCTTACCAGGGGGAAGCGAAGCGCTTTTACTCTACCTTTTAAACGAACACTTCAATCCCTATGCACTCTTAGCCAGTGCCACGCTGGGCAACACCTTAGGCTCTTTTCTCAACTATTTTTTAGGGAAATACGCCACTAATTTTTGCTTGCGTAAAGGCTACATGAAAGAAAAACATCTCAGCAAAGCAACCCTTCTTTTTGAAAAATACGGTGCATGGAGTTTGCTCTTTGCATGGCTTCCCCTCATCGGAGACCCTCTCACCTTTGTTGCGGGTATCGTGCGTTATGTATGGTGGAAGTTTCTTATGATTGTGTGTTTTGCTAAACTGTCTCGGTATGTTTTTATGTATCTTGGATTTTTGGCGCTCACCCAATGA
- a CDS encoding LysE family translocator produces the protein MIPLNEWLLFCGAALLMVLTPGPNMIYLISRSISQGSKAGIISLLGVIVGFLVHMVAAAIGLTALFLAIPLAYEALKWVGALYLLWLAWHAIKPRARSPFEAKNLPYDSASKLFLMGFLTNVLNPKIAIFYLAILPQFISSHHGSVFFQSMVFGFTQIVISFSINLSITLSAASIAFWFARNPTWIAIQRYFMGFILVTLAIRLAFEPRQNE, from the coding sequence ATGATACCACTGAATGAATGGTTGCTTTTTTGCGGAGCCGCTTTACTTATGGTACTAACCCCTGGTCCCAATATGATTTATTTGATTTCTCGCTCCATTAGTCAAGGAAGCAAAGCAGGTATTATCTCATTGTTAGGCGTAATTGTGGGTTTTTTGGTGCATATGGTTGCAGCAGCTATTGGTCTAACAGCACTGTTTCTTGCTATACCTCTTGCCTACGAAGCCCTTAAATGGGTGGGTGCCTTGTATCTGCTTTGGTTAGCATGGCACGCTATTAAGCCAAGGGCTCGTTCGCCCTTTGAAGCAAAAAATCTCCCCTATGATTCAGCTTCAAAACTTTTTTTGATGGGCTTTTTGACCAATGTGCTCAATCCAAAAATCGCCATTTTTTACTTAGCGATTCTCCCCCAATTTATTTCATCACACCATGGATCTGTTTTTTTTCAGAGTATGGTGTTTGGGTTCACGCAAATTGTTATAAGCTTTTCCATAAATCTCTCCATTACGCTTTCAGCGGCAAGTATCGCTTTTTGGTTTGCTCGAAATCCAACATGGATTGCAATTCAGCGTTATTTTATGGGTTTTATACTGGTTACGTTAGCCATTCGCCTCGCCTTTGAACCACGCCAAAATGAGTAA
- a CDS encoding GNAT family N-acetyltransferase, with amino-acid sequence MQLKIADFHDIDGIFALHSKYQIDTILEEDKKDGFVTTAFSKEQLSDIIEKEQGIFVAIEEGEIVAYVMSASWQYWSPWPIFAVMMEDLPHLIFQSQTLSVHNSYQYGPVCVDKRVRGSGVLEKLFDFALERMQQKYPILVTFINKINHRSYEAHTRKIGLKVIAEFAFNGNAYYELAFDTSKRVGKGVDNDTTE; translated from the coding sequence ATGCAATTAAAAATAGCAGATTTCCATGACATCGATGGTATTTTTGCGCTTCATTCAAAGTATCAAATTGACACCATTTTGGAAGAAGATAAAAAAGATGGTTTTGTCACTACTGCGTTTAGCAAAGAACAACTAAGCGATATTATCGAAAAAGAGCAAGGCATTTTTGTTGCTATAGAAGAAGGTGAAATCGTTGCTTATGTGATGTCTGCTTCATGGCAATACTGGTCTCCTTGGCCGATTTTTGCTGTAATGATGGAGGATTTGCCCCATTTAATCTTTCAATCTCAAACACTCAGTGTTCACAACTCATATCAGTACGGTCCCGTGTGTGTCGATAAGCGTGTGAGAGGTAGCGGTGTTTTGGAAAAACTCTTTGACTTTGCGCTTGAGCGTATGCAACAAAAATACCCTATTCTTGTCACCTTCATCAATAAGATCAATCATCGCTCTTACGAGGCGCACACACGAAAAATTGGCTTAAAGGTGATTGCAGAGTTTGCATTCAATGGCAATGCGTACTATGAACTTGCATTTGATACTTCAAAACGAGTGGGTAAAGGAGTGGACAATGATACCACTGAATGA
- a CDS encoding Crp/Fnr family transcriptional regulator — protein MLSSSLENALATLHDTLSDLSPISPPVWEEAKGYFSLKTFPKGAHLFDIGDKVKDFYFLIDGLARYYYISESGKEFNKSFAEKPGHLLSSISSVSMQDEVSPFCVETLFFFTVLSISYEDFRALGVKHKEWNDLMLHIYERLIVKKERREADFLLLSAKERYLKFLNDYSMIEQVVANYHIASYLGITEVALSRIRKEMKLT, from the coding sequence ATGCTCTCTTCTTCCCTTGAAAACGCTCTTGCAACATTGCATGACACTCTCTCCGACCTATCACCTATCTCACCGCCTGTATGGGAAGAGGCAAAAGGTTACTTTAGCCTCAAAACCTTTCCCAAAGGTGCCCATCTTTTTGATATTGGAGATAAGGTCAAAGATTTTTATTTTCTGATTGATGGGTTGGCACGCTACTACTACATCAGCGAAAGTGGCAAAGAGTTTAACAAATCGTTTGCAGAAAAACCAGGGCATTTGCTTAGTAGCATTTCTTCGGTGTCAATGCAGGACGAAGTCTCTCCTTTTTGTGTGGAAACCCTCTTTTTCTTTACGGTATTGAGTATTTCGTATGAAGACTTCAGAGCCCTTGGTGTAAAACATAAAGAGTGGAACGATTTGATGCTTCACATATATGAGCGGTTGATTGTTAAAAAAGAGCGTAGGGAAGCGGATTTTTTGCTTTTGAGTGCGAAAGAGCGTTATCTAAAATTCCTAAACGACTATTCAATGATTGAGCAAGTGGTGGCAAATTACCACATTGCTTCGTATCTTGGCATCACGGAAGTCGCACTTTCACGCATACGAAAAGAGATGAAATTAACCTAA